The sequence GGCAGGGGCTGTGGAACCTCTTCCTGCCGGACGCGGAGCACGGCGCCGGGCTGACGAACCTCCAGTACGCACCGCTGGCCGAAATCACCGGCCGCAGCCCCCAGTTGGCGCCCACCGCACTGAACTGCGCGGCGCCGGACACCGGCAACATGGAGGTGCTGGCGCAGTTCGGCAACGAGGCGCAGCAGAAGCAGTGGCTGGAGCCGCTGCTGGCCGGTGAGATCCGGTCGGCGTTCGCGATGACCGAGCCGGAGGTGGCCTCGTCGGACGCCACCAACATCGAGACGCATATCGCGCGGGACGATGGGGGCACCTCCCGCTCGAGCGGAGCCGAGAGTGGGGGAAGCTACGTCATCAACGGGCGCAAGTGGTACATCTCCGGCGCGATGAACCCGCTGTGCCAGATCTTCATCGTGATGGGCAAGACCGACCCGGACGGCGCGGACCTCCGCCGCCAGCAGTCGATGATCCTGGTCCCGCGGGACACCCCCGGCGTGGAGGTCAAGCGCGCCATGCAGGTCTACGGCTACGAGGACCACTACCACGGCGGCCACGCCGAGGTGGTCTTCCACGACGTGCGGGTGCCGGCGGGCAACCTGATCGGCGAGGAGGGCGGCGGCTTCGGCATCGCTCAGGCGCGGCTCGGCCCCGGCCGGATCCACCACTGCATGCGGCTGATCGGCATGGCCGAGCGCGCCATCGAGCTGATGTGCCGCCGCGCGGTGACCCGTACGGCGTTCGGCAAGCCGCTGGCCCAGCAGGGCGTGGTGCAGGAGTGGATCGCGGATGCCCGGGTGGCGGTGGAGCAGCTGCGGCTGCTGGTGCTGAAGACCGCCTGGCTGATGGACACCGTCGGCAACAAGGGTGCTCACACCGAGATCCAGGCCATCAAGATCGCCACTCCGCGCACCGTCGTGGACATCCTCGACAAGGCGGTACAGCTGCACGGCGCGGGCGGCGTCAGCCAGGACTTCCCCCTGGCGGAGCTGTGGGCCGGCGCCCGCACGCTCCAGCTGGCGGACGGCCCCGACGAGGTGCACCAACGGTCGCTGGCGCGCCGTGAGTTGAAGCGCTACCTGTAGGGACCGAAGGACCGGGGCCGCCCGGTACCGCAGCCGTGCCCGAGGGGGTGGGGACCTCGGGCACGGCCCGCGTACGCCGCGGGCGGGGCGCCTTGTCCACCGATCGGAGCGGACCC is a genomic window of Streptomyces sp. Edi2 containing:
- a CDS encoding acyl-CoA dehydrogenase family protein, with the protein product MDFAFDARTEELRARLLTFMDEHVYPAEQTAHEQRAALASPWDTPAIVEELKAEARRQGLWNLFLPDAEHGAGLTNLQYAPLAEITGRSPQLAPTALNCAAPDTGNMEVLAQFGNEAQQKQWLEPLLAGEIRSAFAMTEPEVASSDATNIETHIARDDGGTSRSSGAESGGSYVINGRKWYISGAMNPLCQIFIVMGKTDPDGADLRRQQSMILVPRDTPGVEVKRAMQVYGYEDHYHGGHAEVVFHDVRVPAGNLIGEEGGGFGIAQARLGPGRIHHCMRLIGMAERAIELMCRRAVTRTAFGKPLAQQGVVQEWIADARVAVEQLRLLVLKTAWLMDTVGNKGAHTEIQAIKIATPRTVVDILDKAVQLHGAGGVSQDFPLAELWAGARTLQLADGPDEVHQRSLARRELKRYL